A window of Kangiella sp. TOML190 genomic DNA:
CAGAAATTAGCGCGATTTTTGATATTGAACAATTGCCCAAAGTGCAAAACTGGCTCGAAGAGCAAATGCTGGATGAGGAGCAAGACTGTATTTTGCGCAGAGTGATTAATCATGATGGCCGCTCCAAGGCGTTTGTTAATGGCCAGCCAGTAAATTTAGCCCAGCTTTCTGAGCTTGGCGATTTTTTAGTGGATATTCATGGGCAACATGAGCACCAATCGCTGTTCAAACCACAGACTCATTTGCAACTGCTCGATCGCTACGCAGGGCTATCCGATAAGGCTGTAAAATTGGCAGAGCTTGCTAAAAATATTCAGCATACTCAAGGCCAACTGAACCAGTTCCAAGCTGCGCTAAAAGATAAAAATGATCGAAAAGATCTACTCAACTATCAACTAGAAGAACTGTCACAAGCACCCATCGATCGCGCTCAACAAATAGAAAATGAACATAAAAGAGCGGCGAATGCTAGTCAGCTGTTAACCAAAGGCCAAGCTAGCCTCGCCGCCCTGAATGACGACGAGCAAAGCATAGCATCCACTCTCAATTCAGTGGCTGCGCAAATTAGCGAGCTGTATGGTGTTGATGACAATTTAAAAAACACGCACGATTTATTGCAATCCGCTCTAGTGGAAATTGACGAAGCCAGCGCCGAGTTGAGAAATTATTTAGAATCGGTTGATATGGATCCCGAGCAACTGCAACAGCTGGATAGTGAGTTGTCACAATTACATGATTTATCTCGTAAACATCAAACCAGTATCCAAGCCTTACCGGAAGTTTTAGCATCGCTCGAAGACGAATTAACTCAACTGGCAGGTGATGAAGCCAGCTTCGGTGAATTGGAACAAGAACTGGCGAAGTTGCAAACCCAATACCAAAAATTGGCGCAAACCATCAGTAAAAAACGCCAAACAGCGGCGAAAAAACTGAATACAGAAATCGTTGCTTTAATGCAACAGCTGGGATTAGGCAATGGCGTATTTGAAGTTGCTTTTAAAGTGCACGATGCGCAAAGCTTTAAATCAATAGGATTAGAAAGGGCCGAGTTTATGGTCTCCACCAATCCAGGGCAACAGCCCATGCCTTTGCGCAAAGTGGCATCAGGTGGCGAGCTTTCTCGCATAAGCCTAGCACTGCAGGTGATTAACGCCCAAACCACTCAACTGCCCACTTTAATTTTCGACGAGGTGGACGTAGGTATTGGCGGCAGCACCGCCGAAACTGTCGGCAAACTGTTAAAATCTTTAGGCGCAAAAGCGCAGATCCTTTGCGTTACACACCAAGCGCAAGTTGCCGCCCAAGGTCATCAACATCTACTGGTCGCCAAATCGCAAAGCAAAACCAGCACCAGCAATCAAATGCTCGAAATCTCATGCGATGAGCGCGTCGAAGAAATCGCCCGTATGATAGGCGGTGTAGAAATTACTGAAACGATTAGAAGCCATGCAAAGGAATTGTTAGCCCAATAGAGTTATGAAAGTCGAAGATTTCGAGAAAGAAGCTCTTAGATTACTCTGCTCAGATGCGCTATCAAAAGATGTGCTTCGCAAAGCAATTTTAAGCCCTGATAGTATTCGCTGTGAATTTACAGGCGCGGGATATTTCCTTGATATAGAGCATAAAGATATTGTTTCCAACAAAAAAATAGTATGCAGCACGCCGATTGTTTCAGGTAAGTTTAAAGACCAAGAAGTCGGTTTTATCGCCTTTATTGAAAACGGTTCTATTTGCCTTGAATGTTATAACTGCAGTGATAAAGATATGTCTAATGATATTAGAGCAGGTAGTTTTGAAATACACACCTCTACATCATTACCCTCTAACTAAGAACTAGAATATTTTGTCATTCCCGCGAACTTTCGCCATCCCTGGCGATCGTTCACGGGGATGACGGCTTTATTAAAGACTAGATTTTCTTTTGAAGTCAAAGCAAAAGCCAATTTTGAAGCGGCGATTCCCTAAATGGTAATTGAGCAAGCAAAATTGACTTTTAACGACCTACAAGGAAGTAGGGAGTGCTGGAAATGCAGGAGCAATTTCCAGCCTAAAAGATAGAACGAATCATCGAAAGAAAAGATGTTTTTCAAACTACTTATCCATCTTTGAAGATAAATCCCCTCTATGCGTAAAGATGGCGTAGCTTGTTCCCTTAAAATTACTGGAAAAACGATCAAACACCGCTTCGGCCTTTTCTTTAGAACCTAGGTGTTTTGCTGCTTTTTCGGCAAAACTTGGTGAAGAAGGGCTCATATCTGCAAAGTTTTCAAATGGGAATACTAAGCGGACGCTACTTGGCCCCGAAGCAGAGAAAGACCAAGCCCAAGACTTATCCCAACCCATATCTTTGGCCAACTTGCTGATTTCCTTGACCGATTCGTTGGCATTAGAACCCGGTTTGATTTTGTAAGTGGTGACCCCGACCATTGCATAGG
This region includes:
- the recN gene encoding DNA repair protein RecN codes for the protein MLTSIHIKDFAIIAQLDLDLSAGMTVITGETGAGKSIVVDALGFALGNRADSGVVRHGAKRAEISAIFDIEQLPKVQNWLEEQMLDEEQDCILRRVINHDGRSKAFVNGQPVNLAQLSELGDFLVDIHGQHEHQSLFKPQTHLQLLDRYAGLSDKAVKLAELAKNIQHTQGQLNQFQAALKDKNDRKDLLNYQLEELSQAPIDRAQQIENEHKRAANASQLLTKGQASLAALNDDEQSIASTLNSVAAQISELYGVDDNLKNTHDLLQSALVEIDEASAELRNYLESVDMDPEQLQQLDSELSQLHDLSRKHQTSIQALPEVLASLEDELTQLAGDEASFGELEQELAKLQTQYQKLAQTISKKRQTAAKKLNTEIVALMQQLGLGNGVFEVAFKVHDAQSFKSIGLERAEFMVSTNPGQQPMPLRKVASGGELSRISLALQVINAQTTQLPTLIFDEVDVGIGGSTAETVGKLLKSLGAKAQILCVTHQAQVAAQGHQHLLVAKSQSKTSTSNQMLEISCDERVEEIARMIGGVEITETIRSHAKELLAQ